The sequence below is a genomic window from Silene latifolia isolate original U9 population chromosome 7, ASM4854445v1, whole genome shotgun sequence.
AAGAAGCAAAATTCCAATTCCATGTGACAATGAAGTTATGGACTAGCTTTGCATCAACGCTAAGCACCTAATTTTGCCTTTTTCTAAAGTAACTCAATTATTTCTTGGATCATATCATGTGGTTTCTTCAATTTTGGCATTAATCGATTAGATTCAACTCACTTGCCCGTCAACTTTTCGGGTTGGGCAATTGGTAATGTGGAACGATTAATTACGCGATTAGCGTTAATCATGTGTTAATATATGTTTTATAAACTCTGTTACAAGAATGTCAACCTCAGTGGTCCCCCTATGTAATGTTTTTTGCCTTTATGCCTTACTATGATTAACACAAACTCATATGAGCATTGGTATGTACCGCGTCTAATGATAGTCATGATAATTATGTTGTACGCGTTATACGGTAACTGATATGATAAAGTTATTTCCGTTTAGCTAAATGTCACCATACCTTTCTCGGCCATTTGGCATAAGATCAAGTGTAGGCGTGTAGCCAAATGCCACTCTTACTAATTGGTTTTTTAGAATAAGGGTAAAGTTAGGTACATTAACCCTTTTAGACAGCGGGGGTAATTTAAGTAATTGATTGAACTATGTTTTAAATTTTTACCTTTGACATAAGAATGTTGATCGTCATGATCTTAACAAAATTTTGTTCTTGCGTTGGTTGTTTGATTTCAGACTTATGACAGACCATTCATTCAGAAATGGCTTAAAGCAGGGGATATGATATGCCCTCTTACGCAGCAAGTCCTATCTCACTCGCTTCTTACTCCGAATTACTTGGTAAGGGAAATGATCTCCCAGTGGTGCAAAACCCGGGGGATTAAATACCCAGATCCTGTTACTAGTATAAATGAGGATGGACCAACTGAGACTGACCGGGACCGTTTTGTATCGCTACTTGATGAAATGTCCAAGTCAATGCCAGAGCAAAAATCAGCGGCCAAGGAGCTCCGACTTCTTACAAAGCGGACACCTTCTTTTCGCGGTCTTTTTGGTGAATCAAGTGACTCTATCCCTCGATTGTTGAAACCCTTAACACAAAGAAGAGGGTTTTCTAGGAGTCGGAACAATGAGACGGTTGATCCTAATCTCCAAGAAGATTTGATCACCACTCTGTTGAACATATCCATCCATGATAATAACAAAAAGCTTGTTGCCGAGACACCAATGGTGATCCCCTTACTCATTGATGCCCTTACGAGTGGAACACCCGCAAGTAGGAGTAACAGTGCAGCAGCTCTTTTCACATTATCTGCCCTCGATTCCAACAAAACCCTAATTGGAAAATCAGGCGCATTGAAATCTTTGATCTGTCTTTTGGACGAAGGCCATCCTCTGGCCGTGAAGGATGCCGCCTCAGCTATTTTTAATCTATGCATAGTGCACGAAAACAAGGCTAGGGCCGTTCATGAAGGTGTGGTGAGTGTGATACTAAAGAAGATCGAGAATGGAGTAAATGTTGATGAGCTATTGGCAATACTAGCAATGCTCTCGACTCATCAAAGGGCAGTCCAAGAACTGACCGAGCTTGGTGCAGTTCCGACATTTCTAGGCATTATACGAGAGGGTTCTTGTGCTAGGATCAGAGAAAATTGTATTGCAATCCTGTACACAATCTGCATTCATGATCGGTCCAAGTTAAGAGACATGCGAGAAGAGGAACGTGCCCACGGGACGCTATCACAACTAGCACAAGATGGTACTTCAAGGGCCAAGAGAAAAGCTAATGGCATACTTGAGAAACTAAATAGATCCCTTAATATCACACACACTGCTTGATCATACCATTAATCAAAATCtgtatgtaattttttttttaccttctttactctttctttttcCTTTAGGGAAGTTGTCTTAAGTTATGACCTAATTAGCGGGGTGGAAATTTCACCGGGGGAGAATGAGTAATGGTataaggaaaacaagaaaaaagtTCGAAAATGTTAactaaaaaatttgaaaattttatctTCCAGCGAGGGCGAGCCCGGACTAGCCCTCTCCTAGCTGTGCCACTAAATGTCATATCTATgtgaataaataaatgaaaagaTCAGATTATTATGTTCATGAACTTAATGTTTGGACAGAAGTTGCCTAAAATTAATGTTGATGGTCCAATTTTTATTGCAGAATTAGTTTGTATTTTAGTTAACAAGTAGCTATAGTGGGGCTTGTACTTTTCATTCAGGCTAACAAAGTAACAAATGTACATCATTTTAGGCATTCAGACGGTTTCTGCCAGATTCTTTAAGAACCTACCAACTTAGTTCTTTTGAGTATTAAATGTTGCTGCACACCTGAGCTTTACAATCTTGTAAGCAAATGATGTAGGCAtctaattttatttttttgtttgtcTGCTGCTTTTACTTTTGGAACAGGAGAATGAGGCAAAGTAGTGTACATGACTATGCACACATTActccaaacacaaaaaaaaaaaaaaaaaaaaaaaaaaaaaattatggttCGATTATGTTGATCTCTAATCACTGGCGGATCTTTGAATAAATGATAAGGAGGGTTGAAGTTTAATATTTAAGAATCAATCATTAAGCCAAGAGgtctaataaaaataattttatatTGAAATATGAAACCAAGTGAAGACAGACCCCTTCCCAATATAACTAAGATCTTTCACTTAATCTTTTACAGATTTACGTTCTTTCATAAGAGATGAGAATAGTTTTCGTTTTCTCCTGATGCAAGTAGATAACGGCTGCAATTTCTACCGGTCTACGCGGTTAAATGTAATTTTTTAAAAGAGTAGTTTTTAGTGTTAATTTCCACCTTTCAGATGGAACCAAAAATTGattactctttggttctggattatACGAAATAAATTAAAATGGCTCATTAAAATAGTTGCACTTTTTTCTCTTAGCTTGTGAAGTAGGGGTCATTCGTTGCAGTTTTTAACGATTTTTTTAGGTCGTTTGAACATCCTCTTTGTGTTCTTCTTAACACAAAGCAAATCTGCGTACATTTGACCTCCCCTACCTCACAATTTGTTGGAGCCATTGTGAATTATGACATTAGGATAATGTTGTATTCGTAGTACTCGTAGTTTTTAGCGTTACTATTGCAAAGAAGAAGGGTAAAATCACACGAGGATTATATGATACACACATATAAGAGGTACAAGACTATTAATATTGGTACATATTATCATTGAATTGGAATGAATGGGTGGAAGTAGGATGGAATGAGAAGACAACAAATAATGGGGGTGTATGAAGTGGTAAGAATCAAAAGTGTCAATCCCCCTACTTTTCATGTAACACATGAACATGCAATGAATACAGCATTTACTGACTTATCACCATAATCATCAATTTCATGTCACCACTATCAATACCTCTCTGATTCTACAGTACCTACCACCTTAAGGGGTTGAACTTGCTTCATGTCAGGATCCTTATTCATCTCTTTACCTGGTGATTCATTCCCTTTTAAGGGTCGCTATTGACGGAATTAAGGGACTCTCTTTTTCTACGTTACCATATGATATTACTAATTCGTCCCTGCTAATTTTAAACTCTGGTTCCTTCACAAAGGATAGGGCCATAT
It includes:
- the LOC141591911 gene encoding U-box domain-containing protein 9-like, with the translated sequence MAKTGLISEIDSTKVSELKKELRFLVKAILEEEQDNEFISNSSKSCCIDAIDKAKQVLSYLKEVKIKKTTSSLTVADDDHHDCSLSCPPEFRCPLSKQLMKDPVVISTGKTYDRPFIQKWLKAGDMICPLTQQVLSHSLLTPNYLVREMISQWCKTRGIKYPDPVTSINEDGPTETDRDRFVSLLDEMSKSMPEQKSAAKELRLLTKRTPSFRGLFGESSDSIPRLLKPLTQRRGFSRSRNNETVDPNLQEDLITTLLNISIHDNNKKLVAETPMVIPLLIDALTSGTPASRSNSAAALFTLSALDSNKTLIGKSGALKSLICLLDEGHPLAVKDAASAIFNLCIVHENKARAVHEGVVSVILKKIENGVNVDELLAILAMLSTHQRAVQELTELGAVPTFLGIIREGSCARIRENCIAILYTICIHDRSKLRDMREEERAHGTLSQLAQDGTSRAKRKANGILEKLNRSLNITHTA